A single region of the Maylandia zebra isolate NMK-2024a linkage group LG17, Mzebra_GT3a, whole genome shotgun sequence genome encodes:
- the zc3hc1 gene encoding zinc finger C3HC-type protein 1 isoform X1 — protein MATLGGSRGDRLGNSNHNKSAIVSPEKVREILNEGVSSTGVGSNSVQGDLNVLEVKSNSQAPCEATNKEAFFSRVESYSCLKWAGKPRILSPLMCARYGWISVGCDMLKCCSCQAFLCASLQPTLDFEKYESRIAEISRQLQTQHEKFCPWPDFPCPERFWLVPACEPSTLLAAFLERFQSACLLAQQLPAMKPEQLKSMSLTEDVISSMLQVIEEEQKRMGETPCSEPLAIQMAACIVSLCGWAASPALHAMSLPILTCSYCMRKVGLWNFHQMEGMGGEADNSTNTLGTPVRATSPASATPNDGQGEHSTSTSPSPATTPCRMKLRSQDSTRSDQGEGTSSPVALRARSRDSPSPSEELPSPLTRGKRPATRSRGQGDGSGTDGTTSLPPKRLCLSSAGGLDGPLPKNVFDPLAQHREWCPWISVGKENVDPGAIPFSEKGSGLYQQGWKAALDLLMPMKKNSSIDEGSPAQGPRDKSKRVFAIFRQWQVSSSPSQ, from the exons ATGGCGACTCTCGGCGGCAGTCGTGGGGATCGTCTCGGCAATTCTAATCACAACAAGTCTGCTATTGTTTCCCCGGAAAAAGTTCGTGAAATTCTCAATGAGGGGGTGTCGTCAACAGGCGTGGGTTCCAACAG TGTACAAGGGGATTTGAATGTGCTGGAAGTGAAAAGCAACTCTCAAGCACCTTGCGAAGCAACGAACAAAGAAGCCTTTTTCTCAAGAGTGGAATCCTATTCA TGTTTGAAATGGGCAGGCAAACCACGCATACTTTCCCCTTTGATGTGTGCCAGATATGGCTGGATCAGTGTTGGCTGTGATATGCTCAAGTGCTGCAGCTGCCAGGCTTTCCTATGTGCATCCTTGCAGCCAACTTTAGACTTTGAAAAAT ATGAAAGCCGCATTGCAGAGATATCAAGGCAGCTTCAGACACAGCATGAAAAGTTTTGTCCTTGGCCTGACTTTCCATGTCCAG AGCGTTTCTGGCTTGTTCCAGCCTGTGAACCATCGACACTTCTTGCTGCCTTTTTGGAGCGCTTCCAGAGCGCCTGTCTCCTTGCACAGCAGCTGCCAGCAATGAAACCGGAGCAGCTGAAGTCTATG TCTTTGACAGAGGACGTTATCAGCAGTATGCTGCAGGTGATTGAGGAAGAACAAAAAAGAATGGGAGAGACTCCTTGCTCTGAGCCTTTAGCTATCCAGATGGCAGCATGTATTGTTTCTCTCTGCGGTTGGGCAGCAAG TCCTGCTCTGCACGCCATGAGCCTGCCGATCCTCACCTGCTCCTACTGTATGCGCAAGGTGGGCTTGTGGAATTTCCATCAGATGGAGGGAATGGGAGGTGAAGCAGACAATTCAACAAATACACTGGGCACCCCTGTTCGGGCAACCAGTCCTGCTTCAGCAACCCCAAATGATGGTCAGGGAGAGCATTCGACTTCCACCTCACCGAGCCCTGCTACAACTCCTTGTCGCATGAAGCTGCGGAGCCAGGACTCCACCCGCTCTGACCAG GGAGAGGGTACCTCCTCCCCAGTGGCCTTGCGTGCCCGGAGCAGAGACTCACCTAGCCCCAGCGAAGAACTGCCAAGCCCTTTGACGAGGGGCAAGAGGCCCGCAACTCGCAGTAGAGGACAGGGAGATGGCTCAGGGACTGACGGCACTACTAGCCTGCCTCCAAAGCGCCTGTGCCTCTCATCAGCTGGTGGTCTA GATGGGCCCTTGCCCAAGAATGTATTTGACCCCTTAGCTCAGCACAGGGAATGGTGTCCCTGGATCTCCGTAGGAAAGGAGAATGTGGATCCTGGGGCTATCCCTTTTTCAGAAAAAGGTTCAGGACTTTATCAGCAGGGCTGGAAAGCTGCTCTGGACCTCCTCATGCCCATGAAGAAGAACTCCAGTATAGACGAAGGCAGTCCAGCACAG ggCCCCCGTGACAAATCTAAAAGGGTGTTTGCTATATTCCGACAGTGGCAGGTTTCCTCTTCGCCATCTCAGTAG
- the zc3hc1 gene encoding zinc finger C3HC-type protein 1 isoform X2, with the protein MRFRSVQGDLNVLEVKSNSQAPCEATNKEAFFSRVESYSCLKWAGKPRILSPLMCARYGWISVGCDMLKCCSCQAFLCASLQPTLDFEKYESRIAEISRQLQTQHEKFCPWPDFPCPERFWLVPACEPSTLLAAFLERFQSACLLAQQLPAMKPEQLKSMSLTEDVISSMLQVIEEEQKRMGETPCSEPLAIQMAACIVSLCGWAASPALHAMSLPILTCSYCMRKVGLWNFHQMEGMGGEADNSTNTLGTPVRATSPASATPNDGQGEHSTSTSPSPATTPCRMKLRSQDSTRSDQGEGTSSPVALRARSRDSPSPSEELPSPLTRGKRPATRSRGQGDGSGTDGTTSLPPKRLCLSSAGGLDGPLPKNVFDPLAQHREWCPWISVGKENVDPGAIPFSEKGSGLYQQGWKAALDLLMPMKKNSSIDEGSPAQGPRDKSKRVFAIFRQWQVSSSPSQ; encoded by the exons ATGAGATTCCGCAG TGTACAAGGGGATTTGAATGTGCTGGAAGTGAAAAGCAACTCTCAAGCACCTTGCGAAGCAACGAACAAAGAAGCCTTTTTCTCAAGAGTGGAATCCTATTCA TGTTTGAAATGGGCAGGCAAACCACGCATACTTTCCCCTTTGATGTGTGCCAGATATGGCTGGATCAGTGTTGGCTGTGATATGCTCAAGTGCTGCAGCTGCCAGGCTTTCCTATGTGCATCCTTGCAGCCAACTTTAGACTTTGAAAAAT ATGAAAGCCGCATTGCAGAGATATCAAGGCAGCTTCAGACACAGCATGAAAAGTTTTGTCCTTGGCCTGACTTTCCATGTCCAG AGCGTTTCTGGCTTGTTCCAGCCTGTGAACCATCGACACTTCTTGCTGCCTTTTTGGAGCGCTTCCAGAGCGCCTGTCTCCTTGCACAGCAGCTGCCAGCAATGAAACCGGAGCAGCTGAAGTCTATG TCTTTGACAGAGGACGTTATCAGCAGTATGCTGCAGGTGATTGAGGAAGAACAAAAAAGAATGGGAGAGACTCCTTGCTCTGAGCCTTTAGCTATCCAGATGGCAGCATGTATTGTTTCTCTCTGCGGTTGGGCAGCAAG TCCTGCTCTGCACGCCATGAGCCTGCCGATCCTCACCTGCTCCTACTGTATGCGCAAGGTGGGCTTGTGGAATTTCCATCAGATGGAGGGAATGGGAGGTGAAGCAGACAATTCAACAAATACACTGGGCACCCCTGTTCGGGCAACCAGTCCTGCTTCAGCAACCCCAAATGATGGTCAGGGAGAGCATTCGACTTCCACCTCACCGAGCCCTGCTACAACTCCTTGTCGCATGAAGCTGCGGAGCCAGGACTCCACCCGCTCTGACCAG GGAGAGGGTACCTCCTCCCCAGTGGCCTTGCGTGCCCGGAGCAGAGACTCACCTAGCCCCAGCGAAGAACTGCCAAGCCCTTTGACGAGGGGCAAGAGGCCCGCAACTCGCAGTAGAGGACAGGGAGATGGCTCAGGGACTGACGGCACTACTAGCCTGCCTCCAAAGCGCCTGTGCCTCTCATCAGCTGGTGGTCTA GATGGGCCCTTGCCCAAGAATGTATTTGACCCCTTAGCTCAGCACAGGGAATGGTGTCCCTGGATCTCCGTAGGAAAGGAGAATGTGGATCCTGGGGCTATCCCTTTTTCAGAAAAAGGTTCAGGACTTTATCAGCAGGGCTGGAAAGCTGCTCTGGACCTCCTCATGCCCATGAAGAAGAACTCCAGTATAGACGAAGGCAGTCCAGCACAG ggCCCCCGTGACAAATCTAAAAGGGTGTTTGCTATATTCCGACAGTGGCAGGTTTCCTCTTCGCCATCTCAGTAG
- the ube2h gene encoding ubiquitin-conjugating enzyme E2 H — protein sequence MSSPSPGKRRMDTDVVKLIESKHEVTILSGLNEFVVKFFGPQGTPYEGGVWKVRVDLPDKYPFKSPSIGFMNKIFHPNIDEASGTVCLDVINQTWTALYDLTNIFESFLPQLLAYPNPIDPLNGDAAAMYLHRPEEYKQKIKEYIQKYATEEALKEQEEGAGDSSSESSMSDFSEDEAQDMEL from the exons ATGTCGTCTCCAAGTCCGGGTAAAAGGCGAATGGATACCGATGTGGTGAAACT CATCGAGAGCAAGCATGAAGTCACCATCCTCAGTGGACTCAATGAATTTGTAGTGAAGTTTTTTGGACCACAAGGAA CACCGTATGAGGGAGGCGTGTGGAAAGTGCGAGTAGATCTTCCTGATAAATACCCATTCAAATCACCATCAATAG GattcatgaacaagatttttcaTCCCAACATTGATGAAGC ATCAGGAACGGTGTGCTTAGATGTCATCAACCAGACATGGACAGCCCTTTATG atttGACCAACATCTTTGAGTCGTTCCTGCCCCAGCTGCTGGCCTACCCAAACCCCATCGATCCCCTGAACGGAGATGCAGCTGCTATGTACCTTCATCGGCCAGAGGAGTACAAGCAGAAAATCAAAG AGTACATTCAGAAATATGCAACAGAGGAGGCTCTGAAGGAGCAGGAAGAGGGGGCAGGCGACTCTTCATCTGAAAGCTCCATGTCTGACTTCTCAGAAGACGAGGCCCAGGACATGGAGTTGTAG